The window GAAGGCATTTGCCCGCGTCCCTTGGAGACGATACTGTAGATGCCTTCAGCATCGTGTTCGCTGCCCTCATGCTGCAGACTCGGTCCTACATTACCCTGAAGCTGATCGCCATGGCAAGAAATACAATTGGCTGTAACGATTGCTTCTGCACTTGCGGCATCCAGTGTGACTTGCGGCATCGTCGGCTTACTTTCTTCTGCGACCTCTGCTTTGCCTGGCAGTGTGAACAAGAGCACTACCGCAAAGGCGCAGGCGGCGAAAAACAAACCGCTCATGATCCATTTCTGCATCTCCATCCGTCCCCTCCATGTAAGCTGCTTTCTTCATTATACCGAATGGTAAAGCGTTGTCATAGAGTTTGTGTCAAAAAAAGGAACGATTTTCGTTGCATAATTTAAAAGTTACCTGTATTTAGTGTTATTTATCATAGACCATGCAATAAAAAGGCCTATCGCCACTTGGAGTGCGGCGTTCATACGTGTCGGTGATGGTGAAGCCGCATTTCTGGTATGTTCGAATAGCCCGTTGGTTCCAGGTCAACACCTCCAGATCGATTTCCCGTTCCGGGTAACGCTTCAGGGCAGCCTGCACAATGGCTCCCATGAACAAATGGCCCATTCCGCGACCGCACAAGTCCGGCCGCATGCCGATGCCGAGCCTGACCACACCCTCCATCGGGAACAGCTGTGCGAAGCCGCAAAGATCTCCTTGCTCGTTCACTACGGATACATACTGTTGACTGCGCAAAACCGGATCTCCGAATTCAATACCGAGCG of the Paenibacillus pedocola genome contains:
- a CDS encoding c-type cytochrome, with translation MQKWIMSGLFFAACAFAVVLLFTLPGKAEVAEESKPTMPQVTLDAASAEAIVTANCISCHGDQLQGNVGPSLQHEGSEHDAEGIYSIVSKGRGQMPSFKDKLAPEEIANVALWLAEKK
- a CDS encoding GNAT family N-acetyltransferase, whose amino-acid sequence is MISSPVTFHVVPMEPSHAENICEWIYKPPYNIYGWMPWEQMQALGIEFGDPVLRSQQYVSVVNEQGDLCGFAQLFPMEGVVRLGIGMRPDLCGRGMGHLFMGAIVQAALKRYPEREIDLEVLTWNQRAIRTYQKCGFTITDTYERRTPSGDRPFYCMVYDK